A window of Numenius arquata chromosome 6, bNumArq3.hap1.1, whole genome shotgun sequence contains these coding sequences:
- the LOC141465344 gene encoding olfactory receptor 5J3-like — protein sequence MADENCTKVTRVTFLGLTEHPQLKPVLFTLFLGTYVLTSVGNLGLIALIRVSPQLHTPMYFFLANLSFLDACYSSTITPKMLLDLPTKNKAISFAGCLTQFYFYAVFATAEAYLLTVMAYDRYVAISKPLLYQVVMSHGVCMSLVAVSYIAGLLNAIVHTSALLHLSFCGPLIINNFYCDAPPLFVAASTDTRLNEGLMFVFVGFNLTTTNLLIVASYARIVVAVARMGSAAGRRKACSTCASHLAAVFIFYMSATFNYMQPSSSNSLESKKIASIFYTIVVPMLNPMIYSLRNKEVKEALSSFIRRKMYC from the coding sequence ATGGCTGATGAGAACTGCACCAAGGTGACCCGGGTCACCTTCTTGGGACTCACAGAGCACCCACAACTGAAGCCTGTCCTCTTCACCCTCTTCCTGGGCACCTACGTGCTGACGTCAGTGGGGAACCTCGGTCTGATCGCTCTGATCAGGGTCAGCCCCCAGCttcacacccccatgtacttttTCCTCGCCAACTTGTCCTTCTTAGACGCTTGCTACTCCTCCACCATCACCCCCAAAATGCTGCTGGACCTTCCAACAAagaacaaagccatttcttttgcTGGCTGCCTCACGCAGTTTTATTTCTACGCTGTTTTTGCCACAGCTGAGGCTTACCTGCtgactgtcatggcctacgaccgctatgTGGCCATCTCCAAGCCCCTGCTCTATCAGGTTGTCATGTCTCACGGTGTCTGCATGAGCCTGGTTGCCGTGTCCTACATTGCAGGGTTGCTGAATGCCATTGTGCACACAAGTGCCCTGCTCCATCTGTCCTTCTGTGGTCCTCTGATCATCAACAACTTCTACTGCGATGCGCCACCGCTGTTCGTTGCAGCCTCCACCGACACACGTCTCAATGAGGGTTTAATGTTTGTGTTTGTGGGTTTCAACTTGACGACCACCAACCTGCTCATCGTCGCCTCCTACGCCCGCATCGTGGTGGCCGTGGCCAGGATGGGCTCTGCTGCAGGCCGGCGCAAAGCCTGCTCCACCTGCGCCTCCCACTTGGCAGCCGTCTTCATTTTCTACATGTCTGCTACCTTCAATTACATGCAACCCAGTTCATCAAACTCGCTGGAAAGCAAGAAAATCGCGTCCATCTTTTACACCATTGTAGTCCCCATGCTGAACCCCATGATCTACAGCCTGAGAAACAAGGAGGTGAAGGAGGCTCTGAGCAGTTTCATCAGGAGGAAAATGTACTGctga